Proteins from one Ahaetulla prasina isolate Xishuangbanna chromosome 2, ASM2864084v1, whole genome shotgun sequence genomic window:
- the LOC131193462 gene encoding tigger transposable element-derived protein 1-like isoform X2, with product MGGEAAAPAGREACGRQTWARRERRLRGEAAALPAARGEAAWKEGETRQARGFPGKEKGGTMMEEQRLVVIKEEERTENGGRDPFIVQVRTIGDSLAGPGPSHIKMESQEEIHQRWDFQWQEFLKRVAALPAALPPLDDDARGFQVPWGRIKDNPPEESSGEARGESVLQRDPNISGKAWMDREKLDFCMKVKVEESVEEVDLGSQWPLQLKQFSPQDAEQHQEIPSKRKHPGSAEASSKKQRKAIDLNLKMKIIKAYEAGKKVTKIAREVGLAHSTISTILKDKARIREALKGAAGMNTSITRQRKGLIHEMEKLLILWIEDRIQKRLPVSLLLIQNKARSIFSMLKEQTGEECTEIFTASHGWFMRFQQRFHYQKTHPSGDAARADEEAAKHFQNELDGIIAEGNYFAEQIFRVDETGLYWKRMPERTYIHREAQAMPGCKAFKDRVTLLLGGNVAGFKLTPFLILKSDHACMFENISNDTLPVYYRFDWKAWMTPVLFEDWFTNCFIPQVKEYCEQRGIPFKILLLLDKAPGHPPHPDSLHPDVKVVYLPQNTSALLQPVGMGMISAFKMYYLHAVFAKALAAMEYDRVTVREFWKNYNILHCIENIAIAWQDVSGKSMQEFWRKCLKRFVALTNNFQLFHRIPNLDEINRKILTLTRFLDLEVDAEDVRNLVAYTEGELSNEDLIELKEELEAQKIVEEEVEKEERKEERKEERKVVEVRPKTFSLRRLASVFSSVNKILSELESMDPDVERFRRVHWEMCEILKCYREIYEGKKKEKNDKENKQSGLLKKVTSPSAPVPFLLPFPSTGTQNLEDPQPSTSYASGSDVPENTDNYEYFQGFISNLMLTGIPIPALYDTNISQIGGRGLGDCEGETFPGDKARE from the exons ATGGGCGGCGAGGCTGCAGCCCCAGCTGGAAGGGAGGCGTGTGGCCGGCAGACCTGGGCGAGGAGGGAGCGCCGGCTGAGAGGAGAGGCGGCGGCTCTTCCCGCGGCCAGAGGGGAGGCTgcctggaaggaaggagaaacaagACAGGCGCGGGGCTTCCCGGGGAAGGAGAAG GGAGGAACAATGATGGAGGAGCAGAGGCTTGTGGTAatcaaagaagaagagagaactGAGAATGGGGGAAGAGACCCTTTCATTGTCCAAGTCAGGACCATCGGGGACTCGTTGGCCGGGCCTGGACCATCCCACATTAAGATGGAGTCGCAGGAGGAAATCCACCAACGCTGGGATTTTCAATGGCAGGAATTCTTGAAAAGGGTGGCAGCGCTTCCCGCAGCTCTGCCTCCGCTGGACGATGATGCCAGAGGTTTCCAGGTCCCCTGGGGGAGAATTAAGGACAATCCACCGGAGGAGAGTTCTGGGGAAGCCCGAGGGGAGTCCGTGCTCCAAAGGGATCCGAACATCAGTGGGAAAGCTTGGATGGACAGGGAGAAGCTGGATTTCTGCATGAAAGTGAAAGTGGAAGAATCGGTGGAGGAAGTTGACCTGGGGAGCCAGTGGCCCTTGCAGCTCAAGCAGTTCAGTCCGCAGGATGCTGAGCAACACCAGGAG ATACCTTCCAAGAGAAAGCACCCTGGTTCAGCTGAAGCGAGCAGCAAGAAGCAAAGGAAAGCCATCGATCTCAATTTGAAGATGAAGATCATCAAAGCCTACGAAGCCGGGAAGAAGGTGACTAAAATAGCGCGAGAGGTAGGCCTGGCCCACTCCACCATCTCCACCATTTTGAAGGATAAAGCGAGGATCAGAGAGGCGCTGAAAGGAGCGGCGGGCATGAATACAAGTATAACAAGGCAGCGAAAAGGCCTCATCCACGAAATGGAGAAACTCCTCATCCTCTGGATCGAAGACCGGATACAAAAGAGGCTGCCGGTGAGCCTTCTCCTCATTCAGAATAAGGCGCGCAGCATTTTCTCAATGCTGAAGGAACAGACGGGCGAGGAGTGCACCGAAATATTCACGGCCAGCCACGGCTGGTTTATGCGATTCCAGCAAAGGTTTCATTACCAGAAAACGCACCCGTCAGGTGACGCCGCGAGGGCCGACGAAGAAGCCGCCAAACACTTCCAGAATGAACTGGATGGGATCATAGCAGAAGGGAACTATTTCGCTGAACAGATATTCAGAGTGGACGAAACTGGGTTGTATTGGAAAAGAATGCCAGAGCGGACCTACATACACCGAGAAGCCCAAGCAATGCCTGGGTGTAAAGCATTTAAGGACAGAGTTACCTTACTATTGGGTGGAAATGTCGCCGGATTCAAGCTGACGCCATTTCTGATCCTTAAATCGGATCACGCCTGTATGTTTGAAAACATAAGCAATGACACACTGCCTGTTTATTACCGGTTTGATTGGAAGGCCTGGATGACGCCTGTCCTTTTTGAGGATTGGTTTACGAATTGTTTCATACCCCAAGTAAAGGAATATTGTGAACAAAGGGGGATTCCTTTTAAAATTCTCCTTCTCCTAGATAAAGCACCTGGACATCCCCCACATCCTGACAGTCTCCACCCCGATGTAAAGGTAGTTTACCTACCCCAAAACACCTCCGCTCTCCTACAGCCTGTGGGAATGGGAATGATCTCGGCATTCAAGATGTACTATTTGCACGCAGTGTTTGCCAAAGCCTTAGCCGCAATGGAATATGATAGAGTAACAGTGCGCGAGTTTTGGAAAAACTACAATATCCTGCATTGTATCGAAAACATTGCCATCGCCTGGCAGGATGTGAGTGGGAAAAGTATGCAAGAGTTTTGGAGAAAGTGTTTAAAACGTTTTGTTGCTCTCACAAACAATTTCCAGCTATTTCACCGAATCCCAAATTTGGATGAAATAAATCGGAAAATTTTGACGCTCACGAGATTCCTTGATTTAGAGGTCGACGCCGAAGACGTGAGAAATTTGGTGGCTTATACGGAAGGGGAGCTTTCCAACGAAGATTTAATTGAACTGAAGGAAGAACTGGAAGCCCAAAAGATTGTGGAAGAAGAggtggagaaagaagaaaggaaagaagagaggaaagaagaaaggaaagttgTAGAGGTGCGGCCCAAAACGTTCAGCCTGAGGAGATTGGCCAGTGTTTTCTCGAGTGTGAACAAAATTTTATCCGAATTAGAGAGCATGGATCCAGATGTGGAACGTTTTAGAAGGGTACACTGGGAAATGTGTGAAATCTTAAAATGTTACCGTGAAATatatgaaggaaaaaagaaagaaaagaatgataAAGAAAACAAACAGAGCGGGTTGCTGAAGAAAGTTACTTCTCCCTCAGCTCCAGTTCCCTTCCTTTTGCCCTTCCCATCTACAGGAACACAAAACCTGGAAGATCCTCAGCCGTCAACCAGCTACGCCAGTGGATCCGATGTTCCTGAAAACACGGACAACTATGAATATTTTCAAGGATTTATATCAAATCTGATGCTTACAG gcaTCCCAATCCCAGCATTATATGATACTAATATCTCCCAAATTGGAGGAAGAGGCCTTGGAGATTGTGAAGGTGAAACGTTCCCTGGAGATAAAGCAAGAGAATGA
- the LOC131193462 gene encoding tigger transposable element-derived protein 1-like isoform X1, with product MGGEAAAPAGREACGRQTWARRERRLRGEAAALPAARGEAAWKEGETRQARGFPGKEKPASSRIHSGASHYSRGGTMMEEQRLVVIKEEERTENGGRDPFIVQVRTIGDSLAGPGPSHIKMESQEEIHQRWDFQWQEFLKRVAALPAALPPLDDDARGFQVPWGRIKDNPPEESSGEARGESVLQRDPNISGKAWMDREKLDFCMKVKVEESVEEVDLGSQWPLQLKQFSPQDAEQHQEIPSKRKHPGSAEASSKKQRKAIDLNLKMKIIKAYEAGKKVTKIAREVGLAHSTISTILKDKARIREALKGAAGMNTSITRQRKGLIHEMEKLLILWIEDRIQKRLPVSLLLIQNKARSIFSMLKEQTGEECTEIFTASHGWFMRFQQRFHYQKTHPSGDAARADEEAAKHFQNELDGIIAEGNYFAEQIFRVDETGLYWKRMPERTYIHREAQAMPGCKAFKDRVTLLLGGNVAGFKLTPFLILKSDHACMFENISNDTLPVYYRFDWKAWMTPVLFEDWFTNCFIPQVKEYCEQRGIPFKILLLLDKAPGHPPHPDSLHPDVKVVYLPQNTSALLQPVGMGMISAFKMYYLHAVFAKALAAMEYDRVTVREFWKNYNILHCIENIAIAWQDVSGKSMQEFWRKCLKRFVALTNNFQLFHRIPNLDEINRKILTLTRFLDLEVDAEDVRNLVAYTEGELSNEDLIELKEELEAQKIVEEEVEKEERKEERKEERKVVEVRPKTFSLRRLASVFSSVNKILSELESMDPDVERFRRVHWEMCEILKCYREIYEGKKKEKNDKENKQSGLLKKVTSPSAPVPFLLPFPSTGTQNLEDPQPSTSYASGSDVPENTDNYEYFQGFISNLMLTGIPIPALYDTNISQIGGRGLGDCEGETFPGDKARE from the exons ATGGGCGGCGAGGCTGCAGCCCCAGCTGGAAGGGAGGCGTGTGGCCGGCAGACCTGGGCGAGGAGGGAGCGCCGGCTGAGAGGAGAGGCGGCGGCTCTTCCCGCGGCCAGAGGGGAGGCTgcctggaaggaaggagaaacaagACAGGCGCGGGGCTTCCCGGGGAAGGAGAAG CCAGCCAGCAGCAGAATTCACTCTGGAGCATCTCACTACAGCCGG GGAGGAACAATGATGGAGGAGCAGAGGCTTGTGGTAatcaaagaagaagagagaactGAGAATGGGGGAAGAGACCCTTTCATTGTCCAAGTCAGGACCATCGGGGACTCGTTGGCCGGGCCTGGACCATCCCACATTAAGATGGAGTCGCAGGAGGAAATCCACCAACGCTGGGATTTTCAATGGCAGGAATTCTTGAAAAGGGTGGCAGCGCTTCCCGCAGCTCTGCCTCCGCTGGACGATGATGCCAGAGGTTTCCAGGTCCCCTGGGGGAGAATTAAGGACAATCCACCGGAGGAGAGTTCTGGGGAAGCCCGAGGGGAGTCCGTGCTCCAAAGGGATCCGAACATCAGTGGGAAAGCTTGGATGGACAGGGAGAAGCTGGATTTCTGCATGAAAGTGAAAGTGGAAGAATCGGTGGAGGAAGTTGACCTGGGGAGCCAGTGGCCCTTGCAGCTCAAGCAGTTCAGTCCGCAGGATGCTGAGCAACACCAGGAG ATACCTTCCAAGAGAAAGCACCCTGGTTCAGCTGAAGCGAGCAGCAAGAAGCAAAGGAAAGCCATCGATCTCAATTTGAAGATGAAGATCATCAAAGCCTACGAAGCCGGGAAGAAGGTGACTAAAATAGCGCGAGAGGTAGGCCTGGCCCACTCCACCATCTCCACCATTTTGAAGGATAAAGCGAGGATCAGAGAGGCGCTGAAAGGAGCGGCGGGCATGAATACAAGTATAACAAGGCAGCGAAAAGGCCTCATCCACGAAATGGAGAAACTCCTCATCCTCTGGATCGAAGACCGGATACAAAAGAGGCTGCCGGTGAGCCTTCTCCTCATTCAGAATAAGGCGCGCAGCATTTTCTCAATGCTGAAGGAACAGACGGGCGAGGAGTGCACCGAAATATTCACGGCCAGCCACGGCTGGTTTATGCGATTCCAGCAAAGGTTTCATTACCAGAAAACGCACCCGTCAGGTGACGCCGCGAGGGCCGACGAAGAAGCCGCCAAACACTTCCAGAATGAACTGGATGGGATCATAGCAGAAGGGAACTATTTCGCTGAACAGATATTCAGAGTGGACGAAACTGGGTTGTATTGGAAAAGAATGCCAGAGCGGACCTACATACACCGAGAAGCCCAAGCAATGCCTGGGTGTAAAGCATTTAAGGACAGAGTTACCTTACTATTGGGTGGAAATGTCGCCGGATTCAAGCTGACGCCATTTCTGATCCTTAAATCGGATCACGCCTGTATGTTTGAAAACATAAGCAATGACACACTGCCTGTTTATTACCGGTTTGATTGGAAGGCCTGGATGACGCCTGTCCTTTTTGAGGATTGGTTTACGAATTGTTTCATACCCCAAGTAAAGGAATATTGTGAACAAAGGGGGATTCCTTTTAAAATTCTCCTTCTCCTAGATAAAGCACCTGGACATCCCCCACATCCTGACAGTCTCCACCCCGATGTAAAGGTAGTTTACCTACCCCAAAACACCTCCGCTCTCCTACAGCCTGTGGGAATGGGAATGATCTCGGCATTCAAGATGTACTATTTGCACGCAGTGTTTGCCAAAGCCTTAGCCGCAATGGAATATGATAGAGTAACAGTGCGCGAGTTTTGGAAAAACTACAATATCCTGCATTGTATCGAAAACATTGCCATCGCCTGGCAGGATGTGAGTGGGAAAAGTATGCAAGAGTTTTGGAGAAAGTGTTTAAAACGTTTTGTTGCTCTCACAAACAATTTCCAGCTATTTCACCGAATCCCAAATTTGGATGAAATAAATCGGAAAATTTTGACGCTCACGAGATTCCTTGATTTAGAGGTCGACGCCGAAGACGTGAGAAATTTGGTGGCTTATACGGAAGGGGAGCTTTCCAACGAAGATTTAATTGAACTGAAGGAAGAACTGGAAGCCCAAAAGATTGTGGAAGAAGAggtggagaaagaagaaaggaaagaagagaggaaagaagaaaggaaagttgTAGAGGTGCGGCCCAAAACGTTCAGCCTGAGGAGATTGGCCAGTGTTTTCTCGAGTGTGAACAAAATTTTATCCGAATTAGAGAGCATGGATCCAGATGTGGAACGTTTTAGAAGGGTACACTGGGAAATGTGTGAAATCTTAAAATGTTACCGTGAAATatatgaaggaaaaaagaaagaaaagaatgataAAGAAAACAAACAGAGCGGGTTGCTGAAGAAAGTTACTTCTCCCTCAGCTCCAGTTCCCTTCCTTTTGCCCTTCCCATCTACAGGAACACAAAACCTGGAAGATCCTCAGCCGTCAACCAGCTACGCCAGTGGATCCGATGTTCCTGAAAACACGGACAACTATGAATATTTTCAAGGATTTATATCAAATCTGATGCTTACAG gcaTCCCAATCCCAGCATTATATGATACTAATATCTCCCAAATTGGAGGAAGAGGCCTTGGAGATTGTGAAGGTGAAACGTTCCCTGGAGATAAAGCAAGAGAATGA